The Hevea brasiliensis isolate MT/VB/25A 57/8 chromosome 1, ASM3005281v1, whole genome shotgun sequence DNA segment attcacataaaaaataattagaaagATTTATTTTAATGTGAACAAAAATACTATCAGTCATTTTATAATTAGTTGTCATCCGTTATTTCTTCAATCTATCATCATCATTATACAAATTATTtagataattatgattaattgattaaaaaaattatacaaaTTCTTCCTTTTGCAAATTGTTTCAGATTACTCTGATTTCTATTTTAAAGAAATTCTCATTCTATATTTCTTCAAACTCTCTCTGCAAATCCCACTCCCTGTTGGCACAGTTGAAGGATCGATCAACTCTCAAGCCAGATTCTTCTCTCCCTCTATTTTTTGTAAATTACTATTCTTTTTGTCTCTGTGTATGTCGAAATTGCATAAGAACATGAAAAGTTCTACGTATTAATTAATTCTTGCTAATTTCGTTGAGATAACTCTAACTTAAATTTTAAGTCTTCTTAATTTCATTGCTAATGgagaaagtattttctttgattttagttTGAAATCTGTTTCTTTTTTCAACATTGAAAATTTTGCAACCTGAAACATTCACATTTATGCTCTTTTGAGTGCTTTCTCAAACCATTTTCCCCCTATCTATACTGGATACAGAGTTGGAATCTACAAGTCCCTATTCCTCTACACTACTTCATTTTGAATAGCTTATGTAATTGTTATGTAATTTAAATGTATGCATGTGGGATCTATTCAACTCCCTCCTTTTTCAGCTATGATCAATATTTTTCCTATTCTTGCTGCTTTCAAGCTCATCTATAGGATGCCTTGAATAGCTGTTGCTTGTCCATTATTGCGGTGTAGAAGATGAATCATTAACTTGTATTAATTCTCCTTTAAAAATGTAACAAGGTGACTAGCTGCTCAATTTTTTACAAGTGGTTTGTTTGACAGTTTAatcatttttttgaattttcaggCATATTGccagttgttttttttttcctttgttttcaagCGAACATTTTGATCCTGAGCACATTACCTTTTTGTGGATATTGCAGTATGAGGGATGTAAGTGAGAAGAATTATTCTGTCAAATCACATGGTGTCAATGTCTAGAGTACTGGTGGAAAAATATTGAGATCCAAAATGCCTTTGTGGGATAACACCTATATTTTATCTCTGCCATGAACTAGCGTTCCAGCATGTTTTTTGAAGTAACACTTGGATAGGAAGCATTAATAGGAGTTATTGTTTACTTTACCTCAAGTGGGGTAAAGTGACAGATATAGGAGTTATTGTTTTAGAATTACTAAAATTCTTAATAGAATGAGTTGTGATCTGTGGCTCCAGTGTCAAGGATCCACTGATCTGAATTATTAAAACAAGAAAGGACAAAATGTTACCTGTAGAAGAATCGAAAGTAGAAACAAGATTGGTGGTTGGAATGGAATTGGAATGTACTGGAGTAGAAAGAACAGAATTATTGGAGGGAATAAGCTGCGAGGCTTGGAGTAAAGTTAGCAAACCTTGATACTGATCCTGAGTTAGACCAATTCCAGAAATGGGACTGTTACCACTTGAGGCTGAGATATAGGTGCAACTTCTATTGTTGAATAATAGCAGTATCCTCTGTGTTGACACAATTTGCAGCTGTCTTGGTTTATAACTAGGAGGATGTCCATGCTTTTTATATCATGTGTCAATAGTATGCCTTGTTTTCCCACAAAAATGAGCAGAACATGTTATCAATAGCAGGAGCAGGTGGCCTTGGACCAACATTAGTAAATGATCTTGGACCAAAAAATGGTCTTGGCTTAAAATCTTGCTGTTCAGTTCTTGCAGGCCCATTAACAAGGACCTTAGGTTCAATTTGATGTCCAGAATCACGACAAGCCAAACTAAGGAATCCGCAATGGAGGGATATTACTTGCACAAAAAATCAATGACGTTTCCTAATGAGTCTCTAGCTATGACAGCAGAAGCACATCTGTTGTGTGTTTTATCCAATGCTGCGTCAAAATTGAGCTTGGTCACACATTCAGCGGAGGCGGGGTCCATCTTTGTGGCAATACTGGTTCATGGGAGCTGATGGATTGTGGCTCATCCCTTGTGGCTAGAAAATCCACATTTTAAGAGCCTGCTGCCGAAGAAATCCCATCCAACAATCTCGAATGTCATCACTAGCTTTGTTTGAATTAACAAATAGATTATTCGATATTTGAATGACTACCAGGCATAGGCGAGGTGTGGCGTATGGGCGTATGGGTGCTTGTTTAGACTAAATGAAATCGAAGGTTTAGGCTGTTATTTGGGATCATTACTGGCGGCTATGGCATCGAAAGAATCAAGCTTTGTTCAGCTTGGCTAATATGCCTCCACCTCGCAGGGTCACTATGTTGGTGCATTGGTGTTAAAAATCAATTATCAAATAACAACAACTAATAACAGATCCGGAGCGTCTCTTGACTTGTTTTCAAAAATCGTTGCTTAAGGTTCAAGTGTATTACAAATCAACTCAATGACACAGCCCCAACAGATCACAACCACCATTTCGAATCCGACGGTCATCATTCCCTTTGATCACACCATACGCACCGTCACACTCATCTGCAATTCTAATATGAGTGGGCAAccaaaaaacaaaaacaaattaAGATCATTGAGAACTGCTAAATCTCTAAAATACCCTCTATCACTACAAAAATCACTTCCATGTCCCATCTCTTTTTTGGTATCCCTCAAATTAACCGAGAAGACGGACACTACTATTCGAGGCACAGATCTAATAGGGAACTGAAGaagcctctctctctctatctctctctctcgttATCTCTTCCTCTTCTCCCCGATCTGCCTTTAATTGTTTatttacctgaaatttatatTAGTTTTTCATTGCCCTTTCTCACGAATCTAATAGCGTTTGGTGATTGATTGTAGATGTGATTGGGTTCCTCTTCTTCATCTCATCAGATCCACGGTAAGTTTTTCGTGTTTGTCCTTCAATCTTATTTTTGTATCAAAATAGTGGATCCTGTTGGATCTATTTTCCATTTCAGTTCCACCGTTTGGTTGCGCGGAAAAATTACCGGAAATTTTCGAATTTTGGAAACGGAAAGTGGCGGTTTTACAATAATTctctgaaattgattgagttgtttttttgttttcttttggaAAAGGTTGTTCTGGTTGATTAGAAAAGATGTTGACGAAGTTCGAGACGAAGAGTAATAGAGTGAAGGGACTGAGTTTCCACAGTAAGAGACCGTGGATCCTTGCGAGTCTTCATAGTGGCGTGATCCAGCTATGGGACTACCGAATGGGCACATTAATTGATAGGTTTGATGAGCACGACGGTCCTGTTCGCGGAGTCCATTTCCACAAATCTCAGCCTCTATTTGTGTCTGGAGGTGCGGGAATTGTCGAATTATCTTTTGCGTTTATTTGTGCCTTGTTGTATTgtcagaatgattggaaatgtatCGTTTATGTTGTGCTGTTTATAGTTGAAATCTTAGTTTCTGATTGGAGAATATTAGGTCTATGTTTGTTATCTCAGTTGTGTGAGAGTTTACACTAGATCTAGGCTATTTTTGCTCAGGTTGTATGAATTCCGCGTGTTCTTTTAGGGTATAATCATTTGGTAATATCAATGCAACAATAAAATGTTGCAACTTAGTTTCGCAAATCTGATTGCTTCACTTAACTTCAAAGAAGATATTCATGTTCATTTTCCCCTCTGTTGGTTCCATACTTCGGTTTGAACACCTTGCATTTAATTCAGTATGCCAATTTTATAGCTGAAGTTGCGGGTCTCCTGTTGTATGCTATTTTAAATCTGGATGTAATAATTGGTATTTGCATATAATATATGTTAGTAAACACGTGTGCGTGCCTTTTGTCAAGATATATTTTGTTCATAGAAGAAGCTGCATAGCGGTCATAGCCCCATAGTCTGTCCATTGCTTGTCAATATTACCACGTGCAAAACTTCCCATCTCAGATTGAGGATGGAATATGATTCATTTTAGGTTTGTGGTTAAGATGAAATTGAATTTGGTCATTAACCTgggtttgatttaaattatgaattaaatattgaaccttttttttttccccagTTCAAATCAGCTATTAATTGTGCTCGAAATTTTGCACCTACAGTTTTTTGAAACAGCCATAGACTGACAAGAAAATGTCATTTTGGAATGTTGTTCAAATGGATTACGTGGTTGCCCTATTTTCTAATGTAGGTAATTGATTTTTCTGCAGGTGATGATTACAAGATTAAAGTTTGGAACTACAAAATGCATAGGTGTCTGTTTACACTTCTTGGACACCTTGATTACATTCGCACTGTTCAGTTTCATCATGAGTACCCATGGATTGTGAGTGCCAGTGACGATCAGACAATCCGTATTTGGAACTGGCAGTCACGCACTTGCATTTCTGTGTTGACGGGCCACAATCATTATGTCATGTGTGCATCATTCCATCCTAAAGAAGACCTTGTTGTTTCGGCCTCTCTAGATCAGACTGTCCGTGTTTGGGATATTGGTGCCCTAAGAAAGAAAACAGTGTCCCCTGCTGATGACATTCTGCGGTTGAGTCAAATGAATACAGATCTTTTTGGTGGGGTTGATGCTGTTGTTAAGTATGTCTTGGAAGGTCATGATCGAGGAGTGAACTGGGCTGCATTCCACCCCAACCTTCCCTTGATTGTCTCAGGAGCAGATGATCGTCAGGTGAAATTGTGGCGTATGAACGGTAATTTATTAACCATAACTCCCATAAACTTTTATAATTCAATGCTATTCTATTATGTATCTTTAGAATCCTAGTAAACAGATGTTTGATTTGAATTGGGGCTCCTTAGCTTTAGTTGTGCTCAattttgggagccaaaatgagaACCTACTAGATGTCCCTTTACTCTTCATTTCCTTTTATTGCTTGGGATAAACTCATAACTTAAATGGTTTCTTTTGCTGTTTTATTTTCAGACACGAAGGCCTGGGAAGTGGACACTTTGAGAGGACACATGAATAATGTGTCATGTGTTATGTTCCATGCTAAACAGGATATCATTGTTTCAAATTCAGAGGATAAAAGCATTCGTGTTTGGGATGTAACTAAACGAACAGGAGTTCAGACTTTTCGTCGAGAGCATGACCGTTTCTGGATTCTTGCATCTCACCCTGAAATGAATCTCCTTGCTGCAGGTCATGACAGTGGCATGATTGTTTTTAAATTAGAGAGAGAACGGCCTGCCTTTGCAGTGAGTGGTGATTCTTTGTTCTATGCCAAAGATCGCTTTTTGCGGTTCTTTGAGTTTTCAACACAAAGAGAAACCCAAGTGATTCCCATCCGGCGACCTGGTACCACCAGCCTGAATCAAAGTCCAAGGACACTATCTTACAGTCCTACAGAGAATGCTGTTCTTATTTGCTCAGATGTGGATGGTGGATCTTATGAGCTGTATGTCATACCTAAAGACAGCATTGGTCGGGGTGATACTGTGCAGGAGGCAAAGAGGGGTGCTGGGGTATCAGCCATTTTTGTGGCTCGTAATAGATTTGCTGTGCTTGACAAAAGTAGCAATCAAGTCTTGGTCAAAAACCTGAAGAATGAAGTTGTTAAAAAAAGTGGTCTTCCCATTGCTACTGATGCAATATTCTATGCTGGGACAGGTAACTTGCTTTGCAGAGCAGAGGATAGAGTAGTCATATTTGATCTCCAGCAAAGGCTTGTTCTTGGGGATCTTCAAACACCTTTTGTCAAATATGTTGTTTGGTCTAATGACATGGAGAGTATTGCCTTGCTCAGCAAACATGCCATCATCATTGCTAGCAAGAAGCTTGTGCACCAGTGCACTCTTCATGAGACAATTCGTGTAAAGAGTGGAGCCTGGGATGATAATGGTGTTTTTAtttatacaactttaaatcatataaaatACTGCCTTCCTAATGGGGATAGTGGCATAATCAGAACTCTTGATGTCCCAATATACATTACCAAGGTTTCTGGAAATACCATATTTTGCTTGGATCGGGATGGGAAAAATAGAACTATTGTCATTGATGCAACAGAATATATCTTTAAACTCTCCCTTTTGAGGAAGAGATATGACAATGTTATGAGCATGATTAGGAACTCTCAGCTTTGTGGGCAGGCAATGATTGCGTATTTGCAACAGAAGGGTTTTCCTGAAGTTGCTTTGCATTTTGTGAAGGATGAGAGA contains these protein-coding regions:
- the LOC110648477 gene encoding coatomer subunit alpha-1 — encoded protein: MLTKFETKSNRVKGLSFHSKRPWILASLHSGVIQLWDYRMGTLIDRFDEHDGPVRGVHFHKSQPLFVSGGDDYKIKVWNYKMHRCLFTLLGHLDYIRTVQFHHEYPWIVSASDDQTIRIWNWQSRTCISVLTGHNHYVMCASFHPKEDLVVSASLDQTVRVWDIGALRKKTVSPADDILRLSQMNTDLFGGVDAVVKYVLEGHDRGVNWAAFHPNLPLIVSGADDRQVKLWRMNDTKAWEVDTLRGHMNNVSCVMFHAKQDIIVSNSEDKSIRVWDVTKRTGVQTFRREHDRFWILASHPEMNLLAAGHDSGMIVFKLERERPAFAVSGDSLFYAKDRFLRFFEFSTQRETQVIPIRRPGTTSLNQSPRTLSYSPTENAVLICSDVDGGSYELYVIPKDSIGRGDTVQEAKRGAGVSAIFVARNRFAVLDKSSNQVLVKNLKNEVVKKSGLPIATDAIFYAGTGNLLCRAEDRVVIFDLQQRLVLGDLQTPFVKYVVWSNDMESIALLSKHAIIIASKKLVHQCTLHETIRVKSGAWDDNGVFIYTTLNHIKYCLPNGDSGIIRTLDVPIYITKVSGNTIFCLDRDGKNRTIVIDATEYIFKLSLLRKRYDNVMSMIRNSQLCGQAMIAYLQQKGFPEVALHFVKDERTRFNLALESGNIQIAVASAKEIDEKDHWYRLGVEALRQGNAGIVEYAYQRTKNFERLSFLYLITGNLEKLSKMLKIAEVKNDVMGQFHNALYLGDVQERVKILENAGHLPLAYITAKVHGLENLAERLAAELGDNVPSVPEDKVPSLLMPPAPVMCGSDWPLLRVMKGIFEGGLDNMGRGGAEEDEEVGEGDWVNELEMVVEDGSQNGDVTAILEDGEGAEENDEGGWDLEDLELPPEADTPRASVIARSSVFVAPTPGMPVSQIWIQRSSLAAEHAAAGNFDTAMRLLNRQLGIRNFIPLRSMFLDLHSGSHSYLRAFSSTPVISLAVERGWNESASPNVRSPPALVFNFSQLEEKLKAGYKATTTGKFTEALRLFLSILHTIPLIVVESRREVDEVKELIVIVKEYVLGLQMELKRREMKDNPVRQQELAAYFTHCNLQMPHLRLALLNAMTVCFKAKNLATAANFARRLLETNPTLENQAKTARQVLQAAERNITDASELNYDFRNPFVTCGATYVPIYRGQKDVSCPYCSSRFVPSQEGKLCTVCDLAVVGADASGLLCSPSQIR